A section of the Campylobacter porcelli genome encodes:
- a CDS encoding YeiH family protein, translated as MIQKIYKTRKIYAATILIILAAISIFLATFLADFGISALIIAVILGALLANTSKKSVNLVARSGILGISTKQILRLGIILYGFKISLDDVLSIGYAGVLSAFIIVFSSFVFGYFICRIFGIDKKLSVLISSGSSICGAAALMATQSIVKASPNAVAIALCSVVVFGSLGMFIYPFILSGIDNIKAGFIIGASLHEVAHVAGASAYDVVAANNAIIIKMLRVLMLAPFLIILSLASGFFLGEKSSVKSNFPYFALWFFVALFCSGFINPQIKEFISLVDNFLLSVAMSALGLTITKKALKNANLKVFIASSLIFLWLIILAFVLANLLF; from the coding sequence ATGATACAAAAAATATATAAAACAAGGAAAATTTACGCCGCTACTATCTTAATCATTTTAGCGGCGATCTCAATTTTTTTAGCCACTTTTTTAGCTGATTTTGGTATAAGTGCTTTGATAATTGCTGTGATTTTAGGAGCGCTTTTAGCCAATACCAGCAAAAAAAGTGTAAATTTAGTAGCTAGAAGCGGTATTTTAGGCATATCTACAAAGCAAATTCTAAGACTTGGAATTATCTTATATGGCTTTAAAATCAGCCTTGATGATGTGCTTAGTATCGGTTATGCTGGTGTTTTGAGTGCTTTTATCATTGTTTTTAGTAGCTTTGTTTTTGGATATTTTATATGCCGTATTTTTGGCATTGATAAGAAACTTTCTGTATTGATAAGCTCTGGATCTAGCATTTGTGGAGCGGCTGCTTTAATGGCTACTCAAAGCATAGTAAAAGCATCACCAAATGCTGTTGCTATCGCACTTTGCTCGGTTGTGGTATTTGGTAGTTTGGGTATGTTTATCTATCCATTTATACTTAGTGGGATTGATAATATAAAGGCTGGTTTTATAATCGGTGCTAGCTTACATGAAGTAGCACATGTAGCAGGGGCTAGTGCGTATGATGTAGTAGCTGCCAATAACGCAATAATCATCAAAATGCTAAGAGTGCTTATGTTAGCCCCATTTTTGATAATCTTAAGCCTTGCAAGCGGCTTTTTCTTAGGAGAAAAATCTAGTGTAAAATCGAATTTTCCATATTTTGCTCTATGGTTTTTTGTAGCTCTGTTTTGTTCTGGATTTATAAATCCGCAAATTAAGGAATTTATATCTTTGGTTGATAATTTCTTACTTAGCGTTGCTATGAGCGCACTAGGACTTACAATCACCAAAAAAGCACTAAAAAATGCGAATTTAAAGGTATTTATAGCCTCTAGCTTGATATTTTTATGGCTTATTATTTTGGCTTTTGTTTTAGCAAATTTACTATTTTAA
- a CDS encoding anthranilate synthase component II, whose protein sequence is MRVFLIDNYDSFTYNIVYYLKELGVKVKVVKNDFAKARKAIKYAKKFDRIIISPGFGTPDDSGVCMDIIKALGDKKKILGICLGQQCIAKAFGADIIRMPRPFHGVKVECEFKKSPLFKGVKKPLKIALYNSLCVENISEFDILAYIKVENKRVIMAIKHKKYSCYGVQFHPESILQEQGKRILKNFLDI, encoded by the coding sequence ATGAGGGTGTTTTTGATAGATAATTATGACTCATTTACTTATAATATAGTCTATTATTTAAAAGAGCTTGGTGTTAAGGTTAAGGTAGTAAAAAATGATTTTGCCAAAGCTAGAAAAGCCATAAAATACGCAAAAAAATTTGATAGAATTATCATCTCGCCTGGATTTGGCACGCCTGATGATTCTGGAGTTTGTATGGATATTATAAAAGCTCTTGGGGATAAAAAGAAAATTTTAGGCATTTGTCTAGGTCAGCAGTGTATAGCCAAAGCTTTTGGTGCTGATATTATCCGTATGCCTCGCCCTTTTCATGGTGTAAAAGTGGAGTGTGAATTTAAAAAATCCCCACTTTTTAAAGGGGTGAAAAAGCCACTAAAAATCGCTTTGTATAACTCCTTATGCGTAGAAAACATATCTGAATTTGATATCTTGGCGTATATAAAAGTGGAGAATAAAAGGGTTATTATGGCTATAAAACATAAAAAATATAGTTGTTATGGAGTGCAGTTTCACCCTGAGTCTATATTACAAGAGCAGGGCAAAAGGATACTAAAAAATTTTTTAGATATTTAG